One window of the Triticum aestivum cultivar Chinese Spring unplaced genomic scaffold, IWGSC CS RefSeq v2.1 scaffold83862, whole genome shotgun sequence genome contains the following:
- the LOC123172123 gene encoding uncharacterized protein, protein MQRLRAVPSAHPSGSTLLNWLPECLPPRVGCKCGHVGSGRPGPGLQARAGPYKKWWWVLKGVKPVHLGFPAVPCDITKWGARARVISPAAAIRMEKDWRLHVHGRNKRPREDPSSEEARALEQDLRSQLSTCREPPSRKGSSAVGERGSRSPRRSSSRGRDSSSGLPPSPRSGPPPLGQPRSLGRGGGGSVTDGGGDQGSWRVDGGGDRRARDGEVGQFRQVRKGDGGGRGGFGQATTEVMCFKCGCNGHYQIECKNEPLCFLCKEEGHTSSACPLRQVKPELVMYGFGVKDQGFYQLEGG, encoded by the coding sequence ATGCAGCGGCTGCGGGCCGTCCCCTCGGCCCATCCTTCGGGTTCAACTTTGCTGAACTGGTTGCCCGAGTGCCTCCCGCCTCGTGTGGGCTGCAAGTGTGGTCATGTCGGGTCGGGTCGGCCCGGCCCAGGCCTGCAAGCCCGTGCAGGGCCATATAAGAAGTGGTGGTGGGTGCTGAAAGGGGTCAAGCCAGTCCATTTAGGGTTTCCAGCCGTGCCGTGCGATATCACGAAGTGGGGTGCAAGGGCGCGGGTCATTTCACCGGCAGCGGCGATTAGAATGGAGAAGGACTGGCGGCTGCATGTGCATGGCCGCAACAAGCGTCCTCGCGAGGATCCCTCTAGCGAGGAGGCTCGGGCGCTGGAGCAAGACCTGAGGTCCCAGCTCTCGACGTGCAGGGAGCCGCCGTCAAGGAAGGGGTCTAGCGCAGTCGGGGAAAGGGGTTCCCGGTCACCGCGACGCTCGTCTTCCCGCGGCCGCGATTCCTCCTCTGGGCTCCCTCCGTCGCCGCGGAGTGGTCCTCCGCCTCTTGGTCAACCTCGCTCcttgggccggggcggcgggggtaGCGTCACGGATGGAGGTGGTGACCAGGGCTCTTGGAGGGTGGATGGAGGTGGCGACCGTCGTGCTCGAGACGGAGAAGTGGGACAATTTCGACAAGTGAGGAAGGGCGATGGGGGTGGACGCGGGGGATTCGGCCAGGCTACGACCGAGGTGATGTGCTTCAAATGTGGGTGTAATGGCCACTATCAGATTGAGTGCAAGAACGAGCCCCTCTGCTTCTTATGCAAGGAAGAAGGCCACACCTCGTCGGCATGCCCTTTGCGTCAAGTAAAGCCGGAATTGGTTATGTACGGTTTCGGGGTCAAAGATCAAGGTTTTTACCAGCTTGAGGGAGGGTGA